A section of the Mastomys coucha isolate ucsf_1 unplaced genomic scaffold, UCSF_Mcou_1 pScaffold15, whole genome shotgun sequence genome encodes:
- the LOC116091106 gene encoding cystatin-C: MASPLRSLLLLLAVLAVAWAATPKQGPPRLLGAPLEADANDEGVQRALDFAVSEYNKGNNDAYHSRAIQVVRARKQLVAGVNYFLDVEMGRTTCTKSQPNLTDCPFHDQPHLMRKALCSFQIYSVPWKGTQSLTKFSCKNA, translated from the exons ATGGCCAGCCCGCTGCGCTCCTTGCTGCTCCTGCTGGCCGTCCTGGCCGTGGCCTGGGCCGCGACCCCAAAGCAAGGCCCGCCGCGACTGTTGGGAGCCCCTTTGGAGGCAGACGCCAACGATGAAGGCGTGCAGCGAGCGTTGGACTTCGCCGTGAGCGAGTACAACAAGGGCAACAACGATGCGTACCACAGCCGCGCCATACAGGTGGTGAGAGCTCGTAAGCAG CTCGTGGCCGGAGTAAACTATTTTTTGGATGTGGAGATGGGCCGAACTACATGTACCAAGTCCCAGCCAAATTTGACTGACTGTCCTTTCCATGACCAGCCCCATCTGATGAGG AAGGCCCTCTGCTCCTTCCAGATCTACAGCGTGCCATGGAAAGGCACACAATCTCTGACAAAATTCAGCTGCAAAAACGCCTAA